The proteins below come from a single Microthrixaceae bacterium genomic window:
- a CDS encoding tetratricopeptide repeat protein, which translates to MPSDAPKSSREPSRSPSSGQNRGSGAKASGVRSDGTPRRPNPKARKRIPPPPAREPKQWIRDDEPASGERQRRNSEDRNRERARRGDAPFATELSPSGAGGAGGLEPEIDRREFEALANSKARAKTLANRVGEAASHFAAERYIDARRLLRPIAEELPGSPTVRELYGLTQYCLGNWNEAVRQLEALRAMPGYNCEQHPVLMDSYRALKRWHEVDELWEELREVSPSKELIVEGRIVAAGALADRGKLKAAVDLLEDGWKAPRRPKPAHLSQAYALADLYERSGDVIRARTLMGWVATMDPGFSDAAQRAESM; encoded by the coding sequence ATGCCATCCGATGCTCCGAAATCATCGCGGGAACCATCGCGTTCGCCCTCGAGCGGTCAGAACCGCGGCTCCGGCGCGAAAGCGTCTGGAGTGCGCTCGGACGGCACACCTCGGCGCCCGAACCCCAAGGCCCGCAAGCGCATTCCGCCGCCGCCGGCGCGGGAGCCAAAGCAGTGGATCCGTGACGACGAGCCGGCTTCGGGCGAGCGTCAACGCCGCAACAGCGAGGACCGGAACCGGGAGCGGGCCCGTCGTGGCGACGCCCCCTTCGCCACCGAACTGTCGCCGAGTGGCGCCGGCGGTGCCGGCGGGCTCGAGCCGGAGATCGATCGTCGGGAGTTCGAGGCGCTCGCCAATTCGAAAGCCCGCGCCAAGACGTTGGCCAATCGCGTCGGCGAGGCGGCTTCGCATTTCGCCGCCGAGCGATACATCGACGCACGCCGGTTGTTGCGCCCGATTGCCGAGGAGCTCCCCGGGTCGCCGACCGTCCGCGAGTTGTACGGCCTGACCCAGTACTGCCTCGGGAATTGGAACGAGGCGGTTCGCCAACTCGAGGCGCTGCGGGCGATGCCCGGTTACAACTGCGAGCAGCACCCGGTTCTGATGGACAGCTATCGGGCGCTGAAGCGTTGGCACGAGGTCGACGAGCTCTGGGAAGAGCTGCGCGAGGTTTCTCCGTCGAAGGAGTTGATCGTCGAGGGGCGCATCGTCGCCGCCGGCGCCCTTGCGGATCGGGGGAAGCTCAAGGCGGCTGTCGATCTGCTGGAGGACGGTTGGAAGGCGCCTCGACGTCCAAAGCCCGCACACCTGAGCCAGGCCTATGCGCTCGCGGATCTGTATGAGCGATCCGGCGACGTGATCCGGGCTCGAACGCTGATGGGCTGGGTGGCCACGATGGACCCCGGATTCTCCGACGCCGCGCAACGTGCGGAATCGATGTAA
- a CDS encoding class I fructose-bisphosphate aldolase — protein sequence MVDIQSLLGNEAETLLSHESKTITKDRLHLPGPDFVDRIFAQSDRSPQVLRNLQALYGHGRLANTGYVSILPVDQGIEHTAAASFAPNPEYFDPENIVELAIDGGCNAVATTFGALGLMSRKYAHRIPFIVKVNHNELLTYPNSFDQVPFGSVQQAFDLGAAGIGATIYFGSEESRRQIREISEMFEEAHQLGMFTVLWCYLRNDGFKVDGVDYHDAADTTAQANHIGATINADIVKQKLPTKNGGFNAIGFAKTHKLVYEELTTDNPIDLCRWQVANGYMGRIGLINSGGESKGESDLADAVRTAVINKRAGGTGLISGRKAFQKPRAEGVALLNAIQDVYLDGSITVA from the coding sequence ATGGTGGATATCCAGAGCCTGCTCGGCAACGAGGCCGAGACGCTGCTGTCGCACGAGTCGAAGACCATCACGAAGGACCGACTTCACCTGCCCGGCCCCGACTTCGTGGATCGCATCTTCGCCCAGAGCGACCGCTCGCCCCAGGTCCTTCGGAACCTCCAGGCACTGTATGGCCACGGCCGTCTCGCCAACACCGGGTATGTGTCGATCCTTCCGGTCGATCAGGGCATCGAGCACACCGCTGCGGCATCCTTCGCCCCGAATCCCGAGTATTTCGACCCCGAGAACATCGTCGAATTGGCGATCGACGGCGGCTGCAACGCCGTGGCGACCACCTTTGGCGCCCTCGGTCTGATGAGCCGCAAATATGCGCACCGAATCCCGTTCATCGTGAAGGTGAACCACAACGAATTGCTCACCTACCCGAACAGCTTCGATCAGGTGCCCTTCGGTTCGGTGCAGCAGGCCTTCGACCTCGGTGCCGCCGGCATCGGCGCCACGATCTACTTCGGTTCCGAGGAGTCGCGCCGTCAGATCCGTGAGATCTCCGAGATGTTCGAAGAGGCCCACCAACTCGGCATGTTCACCGTGTTGTGGTGCTACCTGCGCAACGACGGTTTCAAGGTCGATGGGGTCGATTATCACGACGCTGCCGACACCACCGCCCAGGCGAACCACATCGGTGCCACGATCAACGCCGATATCGTCAAGCAGAAGCTGCCGACCAAGAACGGCGGATTCAACGCCATCGGTTTCGCCAAGACCCACAAGCTGGTCTACGAAGAACTCACCACCGACAACCCGATCGACCTGTGCCGTTGGCAGGTGGCGAACGGGTACATGGGGCGTATCGGCCTCATCAACTCGGGCGGCGAGTCGAAGGGCGAGTCCGACCTCGCCGATGCGGTGCGCACGGCGGTCATCAACAAGCGCGCCGGGGGAACCGGTCTGATCTCGGGCCGTAAGGCCTTCCAGAAGCCACGCGCCGAAGGTGTCGCCCTGCTCAACGCGATCCAGGACGTGTACCTCGACGGTTCGATCACCGTCGCCTGA
- a CDS encoding HAD-IIA family hydrolase has product MTTWVLDLDGVMWRGDTSIPGSADAVAALDAAGHTVAFCTNNSSQRIGFYIEKLIRFGVVETIASRTVSSATAAGTLIEAGERVLLCAGEGAREAVEDAGGELVDDPRAAERVIVGFHRSFDYDAMLGATRAVLGGATLLATNDDPIYPAADGPAPGGGAILASIVAATSQAPTVAGKPHEPMAALIRARFTDSTGSGGSMAPEAPSAGVFVGDSPRTDGAMAARLGWPFAMVLSGNHTHSDEAWQAPNLADLVEGYLHGSERFGG; this is encoded by the coding sequence GTGACCACCTGGGTCCTCGACCTCGACGGGGTGATGTGGCGTGGCGACACGTCGATCCCCGGGTCCGCCGACGCGGTCGCAGCACTCGACGCCGCCGGGCACACGGTGGCGTTCTGTACGAACAACTCGTCGCAGCGGATCGGCTTCTACATCGAGAAGCTGATCCGCTTCGGCGTTGTGGAGACCATCGCGTCGCGGACCGTCAGCTCGGCGACCGCGGCGGGAACGCTGATCGAAGCGGGTGAACGCGTGTTGTTGTGCGCCGGCGAGGGGGCGCGCGAGGCGGTCGAGGACGCGGGAGGGGAACTCGTCGACGATCCCCGCGCTGCCGAGCGGGTGATCGTGGGGTTCCACCGCAGCTTCGACTACGACGCCATGTTGGGTGCCACCCGGGCGGTGCTCGGCGGCGCGACGCTGCTGGCCACCAACGACGACCCGATCTATCCCGCCGCGGATGGGCCGGCCCCCGGCGGCGGGGCGATCCTCGCCTCGATCGTTGCGGCGACGAGCCAGGCTCCGACGGTCGCGGGCAAACCCCATGAGCCGATGGCGGCGCTGATCCGGGCCAGGTTCACCGATTCCACCGGCTCTGGCGGCTCCATGGCCCCCGAAGCACCGTCGGCTGGCGTCTTCGTCGGGGATTCACCGCGAACCGACGGTGCGATGGCGGCACGGCTGGGCTGGCCCTTCGCCATGGTGTTGTCGGGCAATCACACACACAGCGACGAGGCCTGGCAGGCCCCGAACCTCGCCGACCTCGTCGAGGGTTACCTGCACGGGTCGGAGCGCTTCGGTGGCTAG
- a CDS encoding TlyA family RNA methyltransferase, with amino-acid sequence MASRRRLDAELVRRKIVDSRSEAQRLIEKRAVTVNGSIADKAARQVDPGDAIELVGPKKRYVSRGGDKLAAALDAFGIDPAGMTVLDAGASTGGFTDCCLQRGAARVIAVDVGYNQLHERLRSHERVESHERFHVKDLTPQQFGLVDLLVADLSFISLRSVARPLLSVVAPGADLVVLVKPQFEAGRSEVSKGKGIITDPEIHARTVAEVSEAFEALGATRLGSIESPIHGAQGNTEFLVWFRRSASELPDADLGGARIVGEARIVGESPPRGTRT; translated from the coding sequence GTGGCTAGCCGTCGCCGCCTCGACGCGGAGCTGGTCCGCCGCAAGATCGTCGACAGCCGCTCCGAAGCACAGCGCCTCATCGAAAAGCGCGCGGTGACGGTGAACGGATCGATCGCCGACAAGGCGGCCCGGCAGGTCGACCCGGGTGACGCGATCGAACTGGTCGGCCCGAAGAAGCGCTACGTCAGCCGCGGGGGAGACAAGCTCGCCGCGGCACTCGATGCGTTCGGGATCGACCCAGCCGGGATGACGGTGCTCGACGCCGGCGCCTCGACCGGAGGTTTCACCGATTGTTGCCTGCAACGTGGTGCAGCCAGGGTGATCGCCGTCGACGTCGGCTACAACCAACTCCACGAACGGCTGCGGTCCCACGAGCGCGTCGAGAGTCATGAGCGCTTCCACGTCAAGGATCTGACCCCACAGCAGTTCGGACTCGTCGACCTGTTGGTGGCGGATCTGTCGTTCATCTCGTTGCGCAGCGTGGCTCGGCCGCTGTTGAGCGTCGTGGCGCCGGGTGCCGACCTGGTGGTGCTCGTGAAGCCGCAGTTCGAAGCCGGCCGCTCCGAGGTGTCGAAGGGCAAGGGGATCATCACCGATCCCGAGATCCACGCCCGCACCGTGGCCGAGGTGAGCGAGGCCTTCGAGGCGCTCGGCGCGACCCGTTTGGGTTCGATCGAATCGCCGATACACGGCGCCCAGGGCAACACCGAATTCCTGGTGTGGTTCCGGCGCAGCGCTTCGGAATTGCCCGACGCCGACCTCGGCGGAGCCCGTATCGTCGGCGAAGCCCGTATCGTCGGAGAGAGCCCGCCGCGAGGTACCCGGACATGA
- a CDS encoding NAD(+)/NADH kinase, protein MSAFGFLLHGDRDLARSLGADLTRWLIERGHEVRLLERDAARAGYPTLAFEESEFAAGLDLIVGIGGDGTMLDAVTLATADDIAVLGINVGQLGYLTAVEPEHAHGAIKRFLAGAYTIEDRMRIGGVARRANGTQEVISPALNEVLVERAELGHTIRVDVALDGAPFTPYVADAIILATPTGSTAYAFSARGPIMDPRMSAQVLVPVAPHMLFDRPLVLAPTSMVRMTVSGSRPAHLSVDGHSEMHLDPGDSILCTAADTPARLVRFPSPNRHHHHVLKTKFGLPDR, encoded by the coding sequence ATGAGCGCATTCGGATTCTTGTTGCACGGCGACCGCGACCTCGCTCGAAGCCTCGGTGCCGATCTGACCCGGTGGCTGATCGAACGGGGCCACGAGGTCCGGCTGCTGGAGCGCGACGCGGCACGGGCGGGGTACCCGACGTTGGCCTTCGAGGAATCGGAGTTCGCCGCGGGCCTCGACCTGATCGTGGGCATCGGCGGGGACGGCACGATGCTCGACGCCGTGACCCTCGCCACGGCCGACGACATCGCGGTGCTCGGCATCAACGTTGGCCAACTCGGCTATCTGACCGCCGTCGAACCCGAACACGCACACGGAGCGATCAAGCGGTTCCTGGCCGGGGCCTACACGATCGAGGACCGGATGCGGATCGGCGGGGTGGCCCGGCGGGCCAACGGAACCCAGGAGGTGATTTCGCCGGCGTTGAACGAAGTGTTGGTCGAGCGGGCCGAACTCGGTCACACGATCCGCGTCGATGTCGCCCTCGACGGTGCCCCGTTCACCCCCTATGTCGCCGATGCCATCATCTTGGCGACGCCGACCGGGTCGACCGCATATGCGTTCAGTGCCCGCGGTCCGATCATGGATCCGCGGATGAGCGCGCAGGTGCTCGTGCCGGTGGCGCCCCATATGTTGTTCGACCGGCCGCTGGTGCTGGCGCCGACGTCGATGGTGCGTATGACGGTGAGTGGCAGTCGTCCGGCGCACCTGTCGGTGGACGGCCATTCGGAGATGCACCTCGACCCGGGAGACTCGATTCTGTGCACCGCAGCGGACACGCCGGCGCGCCTGGTGCGGTTCCCGAGCCCGAACCGGCATCACCACCACGTGCTGAAGACCAAGTTCGGACTCCCGGATCGCTGA
- the recN gene encoding DNA repair protein RecN translates to MLIELAVRDLGVIADLRLDFGAGMSALTGETGAGKTMVIEALGLLLGAKADPSRVRPGAERSVIEGRFVDAEGQERILKRVVLAEGRSRCYADGEMVSAAALAELGAQLVEICGQHSHQQLQSARSQREALDRFAGIDLEPWHAARRQCRDLADRLDALGGDDRARAREIDLLRYQLEELDRAAIEDPNEDEALSEEEDRLADAVAHVGAGSEAIAALHGDESSAAPLASAADRIGEAVAALASRSPFAAIGVRLQGLSAELSDAVDELRSLTESIEPDPERLDEIRSRRQLLVELRRKYGDSLAEVMEMHRELAERLDELTGHEARAAKLEAELRAAQAVEATERERVYSARVAAAPKLAAAVQDHLGEVALPNARVEIRVSNGGESSAESGGDVEFAMSTNPGMAPAPIAKAASGGELSRAMLALHQVLSSGAPTMVFDEVDAGIGGTAATAVGRALARVASSRQVLVVTHLPQVAAHADAQFSVEKSGEDLAVSTIRTLDDDERVIELSRMLSGSPDSDAARAHAAELLSSAGRGSGAQ, encoded by the coding sequence ATGTTGATCGAGCTTGCCGTGCGTGATCTGGGCGTGATCGCCGACCTTCGTCTCGATTTCGGGGCGGGGATGAGCGCGTTGACCGGTGAGACCGGGGCGGGCAAGACGATGGTGATCGAGGCTCTCGGATTGCTGCTCGGAGCCAAGGCCGATCCGTCCCGTGTGCGTCCGGGGGCCGAGCGCAGCGTGATCGAAGGCCGTTTCGTCGACGCCGAAGGTCAGGAGCGGATCCTCAAAAGGGTCGTGCTCGCCGAGGGTCGTTCACGCTGCTACGCGGACGGGGAGATGGTCTCGGCGGCGGCGCTCGCCGAACTGGGGGCGCAGCTCGTGGAGATCTGTGGGCAGCACAGCCACCAGCAGCTTCAGTCGGCTCGTAGCCAGCGCGAGGCGCTCGACCGCTTCGCCGGCATCGACCTCGAACCGTGGCACGCCGCCCGGAGACAGTGCCGCGACCTGGCCGACCGGCTCGACGCCCTCGGCGGCGACGATCGCGCCCGGGCCCGCGAGATCGACCTGTTGCGTTACCAGCTCGAGGAGTTGGACCGCGCCGCCATCGAGGACCCGAACGAGGACGAGGCCCTCAGCGAGGAGGAGGATCGACTCGCCGATGCCGTCGCCCACGTCGGAGCGGGAAGCGAGGCGATCGCTGCGCTCCACGGCGACGAATCCTCGGCGGCGCCGTTGGCGTCGGCGGCAGACCGCATCGGCGAGGCGGTGGCGGCCCTTGCCTCGCGGTCGCCGTTCGCCGCGATCGGGGTTCGGCTTCAGGGGCTGAGTGCGGAGCTGTCCGACGCCGTGGATGAGCTGCGGTCGCTCACCGAGTCGATCGAACCCGACCCGGAGCGTCTCGACGAGATCCGGTCTCGCCGTCAACTGCTCGTCGAGTTGCGCCGCAAGTACGGCGATTCGCTCGCCGAGGTGATGGAGATGCATCGCGAACTCGCCGAGCGTCTCGACGAATTGACCGGCCACGAGGCCCGCGCCGCCAAGCTCGAGGCCGAACTCCGCGCCGCCCAGGCGGTCGAGGCCACCGAACGGGAGCGGGTGTATTCGGCTCGGGTGGCGGCTGCGCCGAAGCTGGCAGCGGCAGTGCAGGATCATCTCGGCGAGGTCGCCCTGCCCAATGCGAGGGTCGAGATTCGCGTATCGAACGGGGGCGAGTCATCCGCGGAGTCGGGCGGCGACGTCGAGTTCGCCATGAGTACCAACCCGGGCATGGCGCCGGCGCCGATCGCCAAGGCCGCTTCGGGTGGCGAGTTGTCCCGGGCGATGCTGGCCCTGCACCAGGTGCTGAGCTCGGGCGCGCCGACGATGGTGTTCGACGAGGTCGACGCCGGGATCGGCGGCACCGCAGCGACCGCGGTGGGCCGGGCACTCGCGCGGGTCGCTTCGTCGCGACAGGTGCTGGTGGTGACCCACCTGCCCCAGGTCGCGGCCCACGCGGATGCTCAGTTCTCGGTCGAAAAGAGCGGCGAGGATCTCGCCGTGTCGACGATTCGCACCCTCGACGACGACGAGCGCGTGATTGAGTTGAGCCGCATGTTGTCGGGCAGCCCCGACAGCGACGCCGCCCGCGCCCATGCGGCCGAACTGCTGAGCTCGGCAGGCCGCGGCTCGGGGGCGCAATGA
- the steA gene encoding putative cytokinetic ring protein SteA, with product MTQPITGAAFADARTKDLVKRLLPGQIAVIDHRDLDRVAAETLVESGIAAVINADESSSGRYPNEGPIIVLEAGIALVDRVGAQIMDAVSDGLEVTIDPDGRISADGETIGHGVRQSLESIHEIHEESRKNLGQEFIRFIENTVEYFDHNQDLVSDDLEIPDVGIDFEGRHVLMVVRGHDYREDLTLLRNSGYVAEQRPLLIGVDGGADALLELGMTPDVIVGDFDSVTEQALRSGAKLVVHAFPDGRAPGAERLDELGCDYAVFKASGTSEDIAMLMAYNQGAELIVAVGTHSSMVDFLDKGRSGMASTILTRMKVGPALVDAKGVSRLYHSGVRKRDLLLLVVGALIAIAIIIVVSDPVRLVIHSIWSDLTG from the coding sequence ATGACCCAGCCGATCACCGGCGCGGCCTTCGCCGACGCTCGAACCAAGGACCTCGTCAAGCGGCTGCTGCCCGGACAGATCGCGGTGATCGACCACCGCGACCTCGATCGGGTGGCGGCCGAGACGCTGGTCGAGTCGGGGATCGCCGCGGTCATCAACGCGGACGAGTCGAGTTCTGGCCGCTACCCGAACGAGGGGCCGATCATCGTGTTGGAGGCGGGGATCGCCCTCGTCGACCGGGTCGGCGCGCAGATCATGGACGCCGTGTCCGACGGGCTCGAGGTGACCATCGATCCCGATGGCCGTATCAGCGCGGACGGCGAGACGATCGGCCATGGGGTGCGCCAGAGCCTCGAGTCGATTCACGAGATCCACGAGGAGTCGCGCAAGAACCTGGGCCAGGAGTTCATCCGCTTCATCGAAAACACCGTCGAGTATTTCGATCACAACCAGGACCTGGTGAGCGACGATCTCGAGATCCCCGATGTCGGCATCGACTTTGAGGGCCGTCACGTGCTGATGGTGGTGCGCGGTCACGATTACCGCGAAGACCTGACCCTGCTGCGCAACAGCGGATATGTCGCCGAGCAACGTCCGTTGCTCATCGGCGTGGACGGCGGAGCGGACGCGTTGTTGGAACTCGGCATGACCCCCGATGTGATCGTGGGGGATTTCGATTCGGTGACCGAGCAGGCGCTGCGCAGCGGCGCGAAGCTCGTCGTTCACGCCTTCCCCGACGGGCGGGCGCCGGGGGCGGAACGTCTCGACGAACTCGGCTGCGACTACGCGGTGTTCAAGGCCTCGGGGACGAGCGAGGACATCGCGATGTTGATGGCCTACAACCAGGGCGCCGAGCTGATCGTCGCCGTCGGGACCCACAGTTCGATGGTCGACTTTCTCGACAAGGGTCGCTCCGGCATGGCCTCGACGATCCTGACCCGGATGAAGGTCGGCCCCGCACTCGTCGACGCCAAGGGGGTGAGCCGCCTCTACCACTCGGGGGTGCGCAAGCGCGACCTGCTCCTGTTGGTCGTCGGCGCGCTCATCGCCATCGCCATCATCATCGTCGTATCGGATCCGGTGCGACTCGTGATCCACTCGATCTGGTCGGATCTGACGGGCTGA
- a CDS encoding copper transporter, which produces MINLRFHIVSIVAVFLALAIGILTGSTLLDRATIQVLEDRQQSLDDRNEELRGRVAALEDNTKRRDLAQAALDDQALAELVPGLVADEPLLLIAARGIDEDTVNGTSELLADAGANVLGTAWFDERLDLREAQVRTRLAAALDVSDSTLAALVEALAVPLSVPTPATTTTTAASVDPAAPVDPAAPVDPAAPVDPAAPVDPAAPVDDQAQPPEGATTQDPTPESGIDAPLALLRALVDGGFVDWSAPNGTESMPSELPAGAVQLLVVSGEGAELADDGFLMPLVGALAAHRPGVIVGEVQRPRSDMEQLSDASHERRGAVVDPIRSDSTLSGRVVTVDNVDEPWGKLAVVFALAGIDPLEFGAFGMASSADAVLPDLGG; this is translated from the coding sequence ATGATCAACCTTCGTTTCCACATCGTGAGCATCGTTGCGGTCTTCTTGGCGCTCGCCATCGGCATCTTGACCGGCTCCACCCTGCTCGACCGTGCGACCATTCAGGTGCTCGAGGATCGCCAGCAGAGCCTCGATGACCGCAACGAGGAACTGCGCGGCCGGGTTGCGGCGCTCGAGGACAACACCAAGCGCCGCGACCTCGCCCAGGCGGCCCTCGACGATCAGGCGTTGGCCGAGTTGGTTCCCGGTCTGGTCGCCGACGAGCCGTTGCTGTTGATCGCCGCTCGGGGGATCGACGAGGACACGGTGAACGGCACCTCGGAATTGTTGGCCGACGCCGGTGCGAACGTGTTGGGCACCGCCTGGTTCGACGAACGCCTCGACCTTCGCGAGGCCCAGGTGCGTACCCGGCTCGCAGCGGCGTTGGACGTGTCGGATTCGACGTTGGCGGCGCTGGTGGAGGCCCTGGCGGTTCCGCTGAGCGTTCCGACGCCTGCCACGACCACGACGACCGCCGCATCGGTGGACCCTGCGGCACCGGTCGATCCCGCCGCACCGGTCGACCCTGCGGCACCGGTCGATCCCGCCGCTCCGGTCGACCCTGCCGCGCCGGTCGACGACCAGGCCCAACCGCCGGAGGGGGCGACGACGCAGGATCCGACGCCCGAATCGGGGATTGACGCGCCGCTCGCGTTGCTTCGGGCGCTCGTCGACGGCGGGTTTGTCGACTGGTCGGCTCCGAACGGCACCGAGTCCATGCCCTCGGAGTTGCCGGCCGGCGCCGTTCAGCTGCTCGTGGTGTCCGGTGAGGGCGCCGAGTTGGCCGACGACGGGTTCCTCATGCCGCTCGTCGGAGCGCTCGCCGCCCATCGTCCGGGGGTGATCGTCGGGGAGGTGCAGCGGCCGCGCAGCGATATGGAACAGCTCAGCGATGCCTCCCATGAACGGCGCGGCGCGGTGGTCGATCCCATCCGAAGCGATTCGACGCTGTCCGGGCGGGTCGTCACCGTCGACAACGTGGACGAGCCGTGGGGCAAGCTGGCGGTGGTGTTCGCACTCGCGGGAATCGATCCACTCGAGTTCGGCGCGTTCGGGATGGCGTCGAGCGCCGATGCCGTCCTGCCGGATCTCGGCGGATGA
- a CDS encoding glycosyltransferase family 4 protein — protein MMRVLEVLGPSTGGIRRHVALLAKLLASGGDEVVAAAPTGVLDGLDVGVAAVREVPVPTSFDPRRIVRAVRSMRRLIAETHPEVVHAHGLKAAWVAVLARPGVPVVLTVHNVVLDEVAGRSAALQRWLERRVVKQVDRVIAVSPEIVEHLGAGTFVLPASEAPVPRRERGEVRQGLGLGDDDPLVVCAARLHPQKDLPLLLRAWARLQDRAAWLLIVGDGPQRDELEALRSDLGLDRVLMPGASPHAVDELNAADLVVMSSRWEGAPLVIAEAMQLGKAIVSTRVGVVPDMILGCGEVVEVGDEDALVAAIDRFLADDELRENCAKSALERGRVLYGAQRLVDEVRGVYVEVVAR, from the coding sequence ATGATGCGTGTTCTCGAAGTGCTCGGCCCCTCCACCGGCGGCATCCGCCGTCACGTGGCGCTGTTGGCGAAGCTGTTGGCGAGCGGCGGCGACGAGGTGGTGGCCGCCGCTCCGACGGGGGTGCTCGACGGCCTCGACGTGGGTGTCGCTGCGGTTCGCGAGGTGCCGGTGCCGACCTCGTTCGACCCCCGCAGGATCGTGAGGGCGGTGCGATCCATGCGGCGCCTCATCGCCGAGACCCACCCCGAGGTCGTGCATGCCCACGGGCTGAAGGCGGCGTGGGTCGCGGTGCTGGCGCGGCCGGGGGTGCCGGTGGTGTTGACGGTGCACAACGTGGTGCTCGACGAGGTGGCCGGGCGGTCGGCGGCGCTGCAGCGATGGCTCGAACGGCGGGTTGTCAAACAGGTCGACCGGGTCATCGCCGTGTCGCCCGAGATCGTCGAGCACCTCGGAGCCGGAACCTTCGTGCTGCCGGCCTCCGAGGCGCCCGTGCCGCGCCGGGAACGTGGCGAGGTGCGTCAAGGCCTCGGACTCGGCGATGACGACCCGCTGGTGGTGTGCGCGGCGCGGCTGCACCCCCAAAAGGATCTGCCGCTGCTGTTGCGCGCCTGGGCCCGGCTCCAGGATCGGGCGGCGTGGTTGCTGATCGTCGGAGACGGCCCGCAACGCGACGAACTCGAGGCGCTTCGCAGCGATCTCGGCCTCGACAGGGTTTTGATGCCGGGGGCGAGCCCCCACGCGGTCGACGAACTCAACGCCGCGGATCTGGTGGTGATGAGCTCGCGTTGGGAGGGCGCGCCGCTGGTCATCGCCGAGGCGATGCAACTCGGCAAGGCGATCGTGTCGACCCGCGTCGGCGTGGTGCCCGACATGATTCTCGGCTGCGGCGAGGTCGTCGAGGTGGGAGACGAGGACGCGCTGGTCGCGGCGATCGACCGGTTCCTTGCCGATGACGAGCTGCGTGAGAATTGTGCGAAGTCCGCGCTGGAGCGGGGTCGGGTGCTCTACGGTGCCCAACGACTCGTCGACGAGGTTCGCGGCGTGTACGTGGAGGTCGTAGCGAGGTGA